One Enterococcus silesiacus genomic window carries:
- a CDS encoding 23S rRNA (adenine(2503)-C2)-methyltransferase (23S rRNA m2A2503 methyltransferase; methylates the C2 position of the A2530 nucleotide in 23S rRNA; may be involved in antibiotic resistance) encodes MEKASIYGLTKDELIAWFIEHDERKFRATQVWEWLYIKRVMAFSDMTNLSKDVIELLEENFIINPLRQVIVQEAKDGTVKYLFELPDKNMIETVLMRQEYGMSVCVTTQVGCNIGCTFCASGLLKKQRDLTAGEIVAQIMLVQHYFDERGQGERVSHIVVMGIGEPFDNYDNLMNFLHTINDPKGLAIGARHITVSTSGLVPKIKEFANNGLQVNLAISLHAPNNDVRTSIMRINRSFPIEKLMDAVDEYLEKTNRRITFEYIMLSHVNDRPEHAQQLADLLKDKKKLTFVNLIPYNPVSEHDQYSRSEKADVLKFYDILKKNGVNCVIRKEYGTDIDAACGQLRSKQIKKAEKTR; translated from the coding sequence GTGGAAAAAGCATCCATTTACGGTTTAACAAAAGACGAACTGATCGCATGGTTCATCGAACATGACGAAAGAAAGTTCCGTGCTACTCAAGTTTGGGAGTGGCTGTATATCAAACGTGTCATGGCCTTTAGTGACATGACAAATCTATCAAAAGATGTCATTGAATTATTGGAAGAAAACTTTATTATCAATCCATTGCGCCAAGTGATCGTTCAAGAAGCAAAAGATGGTACCGTCAAATATCTTTTTGAGTTGCCAGATAAGAATATGATCGAAACGGTCTTGATGCGTCAAGAATATGGGATGTCTGTTTGTGTAACAACACAAGTTGGCTGTAATATTGGCTGTACCTTCTGTGCAAGTGGTTTACTTAAAAAACAACGTGATTTAACTGCAGGAGAAATTGTTGCTCAAATCATGCTTGTTCAACATTATTTTGATGAACGTGGTCAAGGTGAACGAGTAAGTCATATTGTTGTGATGGGGATCGGTGAACCGTTTGATAATTACGATAACTTAATGAATTTCCTACATACGATCAACGATCCTAAAGGTTTGGCTATTGGGGCACGTCATATTACTGTTTCAACAAGTGGTTTAGTACCTAAAATCAAAGAATTTGCGAACAATGGTTTGCAAGTCAATTTAGCGATTTCTTTACATGCACCAAATAATGACGTTCGGACTTCAATCATGAGAATCAATCGCAGTTTTCCAATTGAAAAGCTGATGGATGCGGTCGATGAGTATTTGGAAAAAACGAATCGTCGAATCACGTTTGAATATATCATGTTGAGTCATGTGAACGACCGCCCTGAACATGCCCAACAATTGGCGGATTTATTGAAAGACAAGAAGAAATTAACCTTTGTCAACTTGATTCCTTACAATCCAGTTAGTGAGCATGATCAGTATAGTCGTAGCGAAAAAGCAGATGTATTGAAATTTTATGATATTTTGAAAAAAAATGGTGTTAACTGTGTGATTAGAAAAGAATACGGCACAGATATCGATGCAGCTTGTGGACAATTGAGAAGTAAGCAAATCAAAAAAGCTGAGAAAACACGCTAG
- a CDS encoding LysR family transcriptional regulator has product MQIKQLDYIVKIVEFGSINVAAKHLFITQPSLSNAVKELEQEMGIKIFRRTQKGMVLTTEGTEFLSYARQILEQVDLMAEKYKGVQTRRRLFSVSAQHYAFAVHAFVQLIKSYEQNEYEFTFRETQTNNIIEDVSTFQSELGILYLNTFNEKVIRKLLKEKQLVFHPLFTAQPHVFVSKKNPLVGKTSVTLADLENFPYLSFEQGQFNSFHFSEEILSTLYHKKSIRVSDRATLFNFLIGLDGYTISSGVLSRELNDENIVALPLEVDETMELGWIHPSQMSLSPMGEEYLRYLKEHIVDYGFTIYTE; this is encoded by the coding sequence ATGCAGATCAAACAGCTGGATTATATCGTAAAAATTGTTGAATTTGGTTCTATCAATGTTGCAGCAAAACATCTTTTTATTACTCAGCCAAGTCTCTCAAATGCAGTTAAAGAACTCGAGCAAGAAATGGGTATTAAGATTTTTCGGCGAACTCAAAAAGGCATGGTTTTAACGACTGAAGGGACGGAATTTTTATCCTATGCCCGCCAGATTTTAGAGCAGGTCGATTTAATGGCTGAAAAATACAAAGGCGTCCAAACTCGTCGGAGGTTGTTTTCTGTTTCTGCACAGCATTATGCTTTTGCGGTCCATGCCTTTGTTCAATTGATTAAATCTTACGAACAAAATGAATATGAATTTACCTTTCGTGAAACCCAAACAAACAATATTATTGAAGATGTCAGTACATTTCAAAGTGAGTTAGGAATTTTATATTTGAACACATTTAATGAAAAAGTAATTCGTAAATTACTAAAAGAAAAACAACTCGTTTTCCACCCCTTATTTACAGCGCAACCACATGTTTTTGTCAGTAAAAAAAACCCTTTAGTTGGGAAAACATCCGTAACACTAGCAGATTTAGAAAACTTTCCTTATCTATCATTTGAACAAGGTCAATTTAATTCCTTTCACTTTTCAGAAGAGATATTAAGTACTCTATATCATAAAAAAAGTATTCGTGTCAGTGATCGAGCAACGTTATTCAATTTTTTGATCGGTCTTGACGGTTATACGATCAGTTCTGGCGTTTTAAGTCGTGAACTGAATGACGAGAACATTGTAGCTTTACCTTTAGAGGTGGATGAAACTATGGAGCTAGGCTGGATTCATCCTAGTCAAATGTCTCTATCTCCGATGGGTGAAGAGTACTTACGTTATTTAAAGGAACATATCGTTGATTATGGATTTACGATTTATACAGAATAA
- a CDS encoding DeoR family transcriptional regulator, which yields MKSSHKTIKDRRDKLLELLKSETSLLVKEISHELTVSEITVRRDLVALEKMGLVQRTHGKAQIVQKIGTEDYNEEIEVLKNAIAKKAAEFVKDGNTLFINTGSTALSSLKNLEDKRVTIVTNNVKVANLDHNPNSTVILSGGEIRFPKEALVGDIAIDSFSKMSSDISIIGCSGLSIENGITTPVLHESKINSLIIERTNGLVIVVADYRKIGFSSNFTSGNIKDINYLITDTFASPEVIREIEKQGVQVIQVEI from the coding sequence ATGAAAAGCTCACACAAAACAATCAAAGATCGACGAGATAAATTGCTTGAACTATTAAAGAGTGAAACGAGTTTATTAGTAAAAGAGATCAGTCATGAACTAACGGTTTCAGAAATAACCGTCCGACGTGATCTGGTCGCATTAGAAAAAATGGGTTTAGTTCAACGAACGCATGGAAAAGCGCAAATCGTCCAAAAAATTGGAACAGAAGATTACAATGAAGAGATTGAAGTTTTGAAAAATGCGATTGCTAAAAAGGCCGCAGAATTTGTCAAAGATGGAAATACGTTATTTATTAACACTGGTTCAACAGCCCTATCTTCTTTAAAAAACTTAGAAGATAAGCGTGTTACGATCGTTACTAATAATGTAAAAGTTGCCAATCTTGATCATAATCCTAATTCTACGGTTATTTTATCTGGCGGTGAAATTCGTTTTCCAAAAGAAGCTTTAGTTGGTGATATTGCAATTGATTCATTCTCAAAAATGTCTTCGGATATTTCTATTATCGGTTGCTCTGGTCTAAGCATTGAAAATGGTATTACAACACCTGTCTTACATGAATCTAAAATCAATTCACTGATCATCGAACGAACCAATGGTTTAGTGATCGTCGTCGCAGATTACCGTAAAATCGGTTTTTCATCTAATTTTACAAGCGGAAATATTAAAGATATCAATTACTTGATTACTGATACATTCGCTTCACCAGAAGTGATTCGAGAAATCGAAAAACAAGGCGTACAGGTAATCCAAGTCGAAATCTAA
- a CDS encoding L-ascorbate-6-phosphate lactonase → MATIHDVTKESWILSTFPEWGTYLNEEIEQEEVQAGTVSMWWLGCTGIWLKSHEGTNILCDLWCGTGKRSHGNGKMKKGHQMMRMSGCENMQPNLRTQPFVIDPFAIKDVDALVVTHIHSDHLDINTAAAVHQNCPNARFIGPKEVVNTWLKWGIPKEKTTIVKPGDRVSIKDVDIVALEAFDRTALITCEDPEVTLKGKIPQNMDEIAVNYLFETSGGNIYHAGDSHYSNLFAKHGNEHKIDVCLGAYGENPRGITDKVTSVDMLRMAESLNANVVIPVHYDIWANFMADPKEITEIWNFKKDRLNYQFKPFIWQVGGKFTYPNDKDKLEFNFYRGFDDVFTVDNDTPFPSFL, encoded by the coding sequence ATGGCAACAATTCATGATGTAACAAAAGAAAGCTGGATTTTAAGTACCTTTCCTGAATGGGGGACGTATTTAAATGAAGAAATTGAGCAAGAAGAAGTCCAAGCAGGAACTGTTTCTATGTGGTGGTTAGGCTGCACTGGCATTTGGCTGAAGTCACATGAAGGAACCAATATCTTATGTGACTTATGGTGTGGAACGGGCAAAAGAAGTCATGGTAACGGTAAGATGAAAAAAGGACATCAAATGATGCGAATGAGTGGTTGCGAGAATATGCAGCCCAATCTTAGGACACAGCCTTTTGTGATCGATCCATTTGCAATCAAAGATGTCGATGCGTTAGTCGTAACACATATTCATTCGGATCATCTAGATATCAACACTGCAGCAGCAGTCCATCAAAATTGCCCGAATGCACGTTTTATTGGACCAAAAGAAGTTGTTAATACTTGGTTGAAATGGGGGATTCCAAAAGAAAAAACAACAATTGTTAAACCTGGTGACCGTGTGTCGATCAAGGATGTGGATATCGTTGCGTTAGAAGCATTTGATAGAACCGCATTAATAACTTGTGAAGATCCTGAGGTGACGCTAAAGGGAAAAATCCCTCAAAATATGGATGAAATCGCTGTTAATTACTTGTTTGAAACAAGCGGTGGCAATATTTATCATGCTGGTGATTCTCATTATTCTAATCTGTTTGCCAAACATGGGAATGAACACAAAATCGATGTGTGTCTAGGTGCTTATGGTGAAAATCCACGAGGCATCACAGATAAAGTAACCTCAGTTGATATGTTGCGAATGGCTGAATCATTGAATGCCAATGTGGTCATCCCAGTTCATTATGATATCTGGGCTAACTTTATGGCAGATCCTAAAGAGATTACTGAAATTTGGAATTTCAAAAAAGACCGTTTGAATTATCAATTTAAACCATTTATTTGGCAAGTTGGCGGGAAATTTACGTATCCAAATGATAAAGACAAGCTTGAGTTCAATTTCTATCGTGGATTTGATGATGTTTTTACAGTAGATAATGATACGCCGTTCCCATCATTTTTATAA
- a CDS encoding PTS ascorbate transporter subunit IIA has product MLKYFYNNELIRFCDETPDNWEDAVILSCQTLLERNIITQQYIDEIVECVQKYGPYIVIVPGVAMPHSSEESQGVLGTAISFTKMSQDVVFEEGNDEKNARLFFTLAAKNSEEHVENISKLSEMLMTDGLIEALMTVDTMEDYRNVMTTFDL; this is encoded by the coding sequence ATGCTAAAGTATTTTTATAATAATGAGTTGATTCGATTTTGCGATGAAACTCCTGATAATTGGGAGGATGCTGTGATTCTTAGTTGCCAGACCTTACTGGAAAGAAACATTATTACGCAACAATATATCGATGAAATCGTGGAATGTGTTCAAAAATATGGCCCTTATATCGTGATTGTTCCAGGAGTTGCTATGCCGCATTCTTCAGAAGAGAGTCAAGGAGTTTTAGGGACAGCAATTTCTTTTACAAAAATGAGTCAAGATGTCGTTTTTGAAGAGGGCAATGATGAAAAAAATGCTCGTCTATTTTTTACGTTGGCTGCCAAGAATAGTGAAGAACATGTTGAGAATATTTCAAAACTATCAGAAATGTTGATGACTGACGGGTTGATCGAAGCCTTGATGACAGTAGATACGATGGAGGATTACCGAAACGTAATGACGACTTTTGATCTATAG
- a CDS encoding PTS ascorbate transporter subunit IIC (phosphoenolpyruvate-dependent sugar phosphotransferase system; functions with enzymes IIB (sgaB; ulaB) and IIA (sgaA; ulaC) enzyme I and HPr for anaerobic utilization and uptake of L-ascorbate; sgaTBA are regulated by yifQ as well as Crp and Fnr; IIB is phosphorylated by IIA and then transfers the phosphoryl group to the sugar; IIC forms the translocation channel) has translation MTQVLDFLLGIWDYFAANILTQPAFLIGFIVLLGYVLLKKPLYESIAGFLKATVGYLILTVGSGGLVNNFRPILVGLKERFDLDAMVIDPYFGQNAVTAGIEETFGRTFSDTMILLLIAFVMNILLVRFKKYTKLRAVFTTGNVQIQQAATAFWILLFCFPDLGQIQILLIMGLILGCYWAVGSNLTVDITQDLTEGAGFAIAHQQMFGVYIFARLAEKMKKDKNNRKLEDVQLPGFLSIFNENMVATSILMLFFFGIILVVLGPAYLIEAGFMVEGQSFFFYILQTALYFAVYLAILQLGVRTFVSELTESFQGISNTLLPGAVPGIDVAATFGFGSPNAVTIGFLFGALGQFITIGLLILFKSPVIVIAGFIPLFFDNAVIAVYANNRGGFKAACIFPFISGVIQVLGSALIAAFIGLSQYGGYIGMFDWATVWPIMTIMMKYLGYIGVGLVVILLLAIPQFQYRANPEGYFLIAEDYDEYVKKMAAKKA, from the coding sequence ATGACACAAGTATTAGATTTTCTGCTGGGGATCTGGGATTATTTTGCGGCGAATATTTTGACACAGCCTGCTTTTTTAATTGGTTTTATCGTTCTGTTGGGGTATGTCTTACTTAAAAAGCCGTTATATGAGAGTATTGCTGGTTTTTTAAAAGCAACTGTTGGTTACCTGATTTTGACGGTTGGATCTGGTGGGTTAGTTAATAACTTTCGGCCAATTCTGGTTGGTTTAAAAGAACGTTTTGACTTGGATGCAATGGTGATTGACCCTTATTTTGGACAGAATGCGGTAACTGCCGGGATCGAAGAAACATTTGGACGAACGTTCAGTGATACGATGATTTTATTATTGATTGCTTTTGTTATGAATATTTTATTGGTTCGCTTTAAAAAATATACGAAGCTACGTGCCGTTTTTACGACTGGAAATGTTCAAATCCAACAAGCTGCAACAGCATTTTGGATCTTGTTATTTTGCTTTCCTGATCTAGGACAAATTCAAATATTATTGATCATGGGACTTATTTTAGGTTGTTATTGGGCAGTTGGGTCGAATCTAACTGTTGATATTACACAAGACTTAACGGAAGGAGCTGGTTTTGCGATCGCTCACCAACAAATGTTTGGTGTTTATATATTTGCTCGATTAGCCGAAAAAATGAAAAAGGATAAGAATAATCGAAAACTCGAAGATGTCCAACTACCTGGCTTCTTATCGATTTTTAATGAAAATATGGTCGCAACATCCATTTTAATGCTCTTTTTCTTTGGCATTATTTTAGTGGTATTAGGACCAGCTTACTTGATCGAGGCAGGCTTTATGGTTGAAGGACAAAGTTTCTTTTTCTATATCTTACAGACAGCTTTATATTTTGCTGTTTATCTAGCAATTTTACAGTTAGGTGTCCGCACATTCGTTTCAGAATTGACGGAATCTTTCCAAGGAATTTCTAATACATTATTGCCAGGAGCAGTACCTGGAATTGATGTTGCGGCAACCTTTGGCTTTGGCTCACCTAATGCTGTAACGATTGGCTTCTTGTTTGGAGCTTTAGGCCAATTTATAACGATCGGTTTGTTGATTTTATTCAAATCTCCAGTGATCGTCATAGCAGGGTTTATTCCGTTATTCTTTGATAACGCTGTGATTGCTGTTTATGCGAATAATCGTGGTGGTTTTAAGGCTGCGTGTATTTTCCCATTTATTTCTGGTGTAATTCAAGTGTTGGGATCGGCTTTAATAGCAGCCTTTATCGGTCTATCTCAATACGGCGGTTACATTGGTATGTTTGATTGGGCAACCGTTTGGCCGATTATGACGATAATGATGAAATATCTTGGGTATATTGGTGTTGGGTTAGTGGTCATTTTGCTGCTAGCGATCCCGCAATTCCAATATCGAGCAAATCCAGAAGGCTATTTCTTAATTGCTGAAGATTATGATGAGTATGTCAAAAAAATGGCGGCAAAAAAAGCTTAG
- a CDS encoding PTS ascorbate transporter subunit IIB — protein sequence MRVLVSCANGSGTSLMMKKSVEKALKELGFNITNIHHCAISEGKSTAGQYDVVFCPMNFLNMFDDAKKKGITVVGVKNVMSAKEISERVQETELAAKFK from the coding sequence ATGAGAGTATTAGTATCATGTGCGAATGGTTCTGGAACAAGTTTAATGATGAAAAAAAGTGTGGAAAAGGCGTTGAAAGAACTTGGATTTAATATTACAAATATTCACCATTGTGCGATTTCAGAAGGAAAAAGTACAGCGGGACAATATGACGTTGTCTTTTGTCCAATGAACTTTTTGAATATGTTTGATGATGCCAAGAAAAAAGGGATCACTGTTGTAGGAGTAAAAAATGTAATGTCAGCAAAAGAAATCAGTGAACGCGTCCAAGAAACAGAATTGGCAGCAAAATTTAAATAA
- the ulaD gene encoding 3-keto-L-gulonate-6-phosphate decarboxylase (catalyzes the formation of L-xylulose-5-phosphate from 3-keto-L-gulonate-6-phosphate in anaerobic L-ascorbate utilization) — translation MSKPNLQVALDHSDLPSAIKAVVAVGDIVDIVEVGTILCLQAGEQAIRCIRALYPDKKVVADTKCADAGGTVAKNCREAGADWMTVICCATIPTMKAAAKEVEEVQVELYGDWTYEQAQKWLDAGISQAIYHQSRDALLAGETWGEKDLTKVKKLIEMGFRVSVTGGLDVATLKLFKNLDVYTFITGRGITASTNPQKAAQDFQDEIKRIWG, via the coding sequence ATGAGTAAACCTAATTTGCAAGTAGCATTGGATCATTCAGATTTACCCAGTGCAATCAAAGCTGTAGTGGCAGTTGGGGACATCGTTGATATTGTGGAGGTAGGAACGATTCTTTGTCTACAAGCAGGGGAACAAGCTATTCGCTGTATTCGTGCATTGTACCCCGACAAAAAAGTAGTCGCAGATACTAAATGTGCCGATGCAGGAGGAACTGTGGCAAAAAATTGTCGAGAAGCCGGTGCAGATTGGATGACGGTGATTTGTTGTGCAACGATACCTACGATGAAAGCGGCAGCAAAAGAAGTCGAAGAAGTTCAAGTAGAGCTTTACGGAGATTGGACTTATGAACAGGCACAAAAATGGCTGGATGCAGGAATTTCTCAAGCCATTTATCACCAAAGCCGAGATGCTCTTTTAGCTGGTGAAACTTGGGGAGAAAAAGACTTGACCAAAGTCAAAAAATTGATCGAGATGGGATTCAGAGTGTCTGTTACAGGTGGTTTGGATGTGGCAACATTAAAGTTATTCAAAAATCTCGATGTATATACTTTCATCACTGGTAGAGGGATTACAGCATCAACAAATCCTCAAAAAGCGGCACAGGATTTTCAAGATGAAATAAAACGTATTTGGGGGTAA
- a CDS encoding xylulose 5-phosphate 3-epimerase encodes MTTLGIYEKALPKNISWKERLLLAKKLGFDFVEMSIDETDERLQRLDWTFEERKAVREAIHETGVKILSICLSGHRRFPFGSEDRNKRTTALQIMEKAIDLASDLGVRTIQLAGYDVYYEKKTVMTREYFIENLKRAVAMAAAKEIVLSIEIMDDPFINSISKFLKIKEQIRSPYLQVYPDLGNLSAWPENDVGYQLEIGIDQISAIHLKDTLAVTKQYAGKFKEVPFGTGCVDFLGGLKTLKRLEYNGPFLIEMWSENSETPETEIKQAKAFLLPYLKEAGYVDE; translated from the coding sequence ATGACTACATTAGGAATTTATGAAAAGGCACTCCCTAAAAATATTAGTTGGAAAGAGCGATTATTACTTGCAAAAAAATTGGGATTTGATTTTGTTGAGATGTCAATTGATGAAACTGACGAACGCCTTCAGCGGCTAGATTGGACCTTTGAAGAGCGAAAAGCAGTACGTGAAGCAATTCATGAGACTGGAGTCAAAATATTATCGATTTGTCTAAGCGGTCATAGGCGGTTTCCTTTTGGTTCTGAAGACCGAAATAAGCGGACAACAGCTTTGCAGATTATGGAGAAAGCCATTGATTTAGCATCCGATTTAGGCGTACGTACCATCCAACTAGCAGGCTATGATGTTTATTACGAGAAGAAAACGGTAATGACAAGAGAATATTTTATTGAAAATTTAAAAAGGGCTGTTGCAATGGCAGCGGCAAAAGAAATTGTTTTATCGATAGAGATTATGGATGATCCATTTATTAATTCGATTTCTAAATTTTTAAAAATTAAAGAGCAAATTCGCTCCCCTTATTTACAAGTATACCCTGATCTGGGCAACCTGTCGGCATGGCCTGAAAATGATGTTGGTTACCAATTAGAAATCGGGATCGACCAAATATCTGCGATTCATTTGAAAGATACTTTGGCTGTGACTAAGCAGTATGCTGGAAAATTTAAGGAAGTTCCCTTTGGCACGGGTTGTGTTGATTTTTTAGGGGGACTAAAAACATTGAAACGCTTAGAGTACAATGGTCCTTTTCTAATTGAAATGTGGAGTGAAAATAGCGAAACACCTGAAACAGAAATCAAGCAAGCTAAAGCGTTTTTGCTACCATATTTAAAGGAGGCTGGATATGTTGACGAATAA
- the araD gene encoding ribulose phosphate epimerase (catalyzes the isomerization of L-ribulose 5-phosphate to D-xylulose 5-phosphate in the anaerobic catabolism of L-ascorbate; links the arabinose metabolic pathway to the pentose phosphate pathway and allows the bacteria to use arabinose as an energy source): MTNKTLIEEMKARVFAANLALPDAGLVKLTWGNVSEINREAGVIVIKPSGIPYNVMRVQDMVVTDLSGKLLEEGGLRPSSDLATHVELYKAFKEMNSVVHTHSKNAVTWAQAGREIPAYGTTHADTFYGVVPCTRQLTAAEVASAYELETGKVIVETFIDSGIDPLAVPGVLVYGHGPFTWGTTPQKAVENSVVLDEIAEMACVTEVVNTRVLPIPQYLLDKHFFRKHGINAYYGQK, encoded by the coding sequence TTGACGAATAAGACGTTGATCGAAGAGATGAAAGCGCGAGTGTTTGCTGCTAACTTGGCTTTACCTGATGCTGGGCTAGTCAAACTTACTTGGGGGAATGTCAGTGAGATCAATCGAGAAGCTGGGGTAATCGTTATTAAACCTAGTGGAATTCCTTACAATGTGATGCGTGTTCAGGATATGGTCGTGACTGATTTGTCTGGAAAGTTACTAGAGGAAGGCGGATTGAGACCGTCCTCTGATCTAGCTACTCATGTTGAGTTGTATAAGGCGTTTAAAGAAATGAACTCTGTAGTGCATACACATTCAAAAAACGCAGTAACGTGGGCACAAGCTGGTCGAGAAATTCCGGCTTACGGTACGACTCACGCTGATACTTTTTATGGTGTGGTACCTTGTACACGACAGTTAACAGCAGCAGAGGTAGCTTCAGCGTACGAGTTGGAGACTGGAAAGGTAATTGTAGAGACATTCATTGATAGTGGAATCGATCCGTTAGCCGTTCCAGGTGTATTAGTCTATGGTCACGGGCCATTTACATGGGGAACAACCCCGCAAAAAGCTGTGGAAAATAGTGTCGTTTTAGATGAAATAGCAGAGATGGCTTGTGTGACAGAGGTTGTGAACACTAGAGTACTTCCAATTCCACAATATCTTTTAGACAAGCACTTTTTTAGAAAACATGGTATAAATGCGTACTATGGACAAAAGTAA
- a CDS encoding amino acid permease has protein sequence MGEKQLKREISLFGAFSTVMGTVIGAGVFFKTASVVSFAQSPSLTIFAWILGGVLTLCAGLTSAELATAIPKTGGAVKYIEYTYGKLPGFLLGWAQSVIYFPANIAALSIIFSTQFVHLFHLPDELLIPIALATGLSVTIVNLLGTKVAANLQSFTLVIKMVPIALIVLVGLFMPATAEVSLFPIKAGGDNSFIHALSGSLLATMFAYDGWLGVGAVAGEMKRPEKDLPKAIFLGLSFITVVYVLINFVFLKALPIEQLSGNLNAASEASSQIFGAMGGKLVTIGILISVYGALNGYTMTGIRVPYALALEEMIPFSQQFKKLSTRFVVPYVAGIFQFNIAAIMMLLGSFDLLTDMLVFVMWLFSLLIFGAVLILRKKEPELNRPYKVPFYPVIPIIAILGGLFILITTLFTQTLLASIGIGITLLGIPVYLLNKKIKAFKSK, from the coding sequence ATGGGGGAGAAGCAATTAAAACGTGAAATTTCTTTATTTGGTGCTTTTTCAACAGTTATGGGGACTGTTATTGGGGCAGGTGTTTTTTTTAAAACAGCGAGTGTGGTCAGTTTTGCTCAATCACCAAGTCTAACGATTTTTGCCTGGATACTAGGTGGAGTACTGACTTTGTGTGCAGGCTTGACGAGTGCGGAACTAGCTACGGCTATTCCAAAAACGGGTGGAGCAGTCAAATATATTGAATATACATATGGAAAGTTGCCTGGCTTTTTATTAGGCTGGGCACAGAGTGTGATTTATTTTCCAGCAAACATTGCTGCGTTATCGATTATTTTCAGTACACAGTTTGTACACTTGTTTCATTTACCTGATGAACTTCTTATACCGATAGCACTGGCAACGGGATTAAGTGTGACTATAGTCAATTTACTAGGAACTAAAGTAGCAGCAAATTTGCAATCATTCACATTGGTTATAAAAATGGTTCCTATTGCTTTGATCGTGTTGGTTGGACTTTTTATGCCGGCAACTGCTGAAGTTTCGCTATTTCCAATTAAAGCTGGCGGAGATAATAGTTTTATCCATGCACTCAGTGGCTCTTTATTGGCGACAATGTTTGCTTACGATGGATGGTTGGGTGTTGGTGCTGTGGCAGGTGAAATGAAACGGCCAGAAAAAGATCTGCCCAAGGCCATCTTTTTAGGGTTATCTTTTATCACTGTTGTTTATGTTTTGATCAATTTTGTTTTTCTTAAAGCTTTACCGATCGAACAACTTTCGGGAAATTTAAATGCGGCTTCAGAAGCGTCAAGCCAAATATTTGGTGCGATGGGGGGCAAGTTAGTAACGATTGGGATTTTGATTTCTGTGTATGGAGCGTTGAATGGCTATACAATGACAGGTATTCGAGTTCCTTATGCTTTGGCACTTGAAGAGATGATTCCATTTAGTCAACAATTCAAAAAATTGTCTACACGGTTTGTTGTTCCTTACGTCGCAGGAATTTTTCAATTTAATATCGCCGCAATCATGATGCTATTAGGTAGTTTTGATCTTTTAACGGATATGCTAGTTTTTGTTATGTGGTTATTTAGCTTATTGATTTTTGGTGCGGTATTGATTCTGCGGAAAAAAGAACCTGAATTGAACCGCCCTTACAAAGTGCCGTTTTATCCTGTGATTCCTATAATTGCAATTCTAGGGGGACTATTTATTTTGATCACCACTTTATTTACACAAACGTTGTTGGCGAGTATTGGTATCGGTATTACCTTGTTGGGTATCCCTGTGTATCTATTAAATAAAAAGATAAAAGCATTTAAAAGCAAATGA